The sequence below is a genomic window from Pseudomonas cannabina.
GGTAGAGTTTTCCGAAAAAACACTCATCTCCGTGGACCTCACTCCACCGGGCGATCCTATCCTTGCACCTATTCTTTTCCCCAGCCAAATCCAGAACGGCCTCACCTCCGAAGAACTTAACAGCCTAGGGAGACGCTGAACAATTAACCCGTTCGCACCGTCCCCATTTCCAAGCCGGTTTTTTTCAACCTGCCGGCCTTATTTTACGTTTCTCGAGCAGATTTCTGCCCTCATTTTGCTGAAAGGCGGGCCAGTCCCGCCTTTCAGACGGATTTATCCTGCCGTCTGTTGTAAATACCGCTTGGCCAGCATCAGATTGGCCAACCCAAACAAACTGAACAACTGCGCTGTATTCTTTTCCAGCCCACGGTAGCGAACCTTGCGATGATTGAAGCGCACCTTGATTACCTGGAAGGGGTGCTCGACCTTGGCACGCAGTTGCGCCTTGGCATATTCAATTTTGCGCTTGACCCGATACAGCACGCTGCCTTCGCCGTGCTGCTTGTAACTGCTTGGCCGTTCTGCAATCGACCAGATAACGTCCCGTTCAGCATGCTCCGGTCGCTTGGCCGCACCGGTGTATCCAGCGTCACCCGAAACATAGGTTTCGTCACCGTGAAGCAACTGGCCAACCTGGGTGACATCCGCCACGTTAGCGGCCGTCCCTACTACGCTGTGCACCAGCCCCGACGTGGCGTCTACACCAATGTGGGCCTTCATCCCAAAGTGCCATTGATTGCCTTTCCTGGCCTGATGCATCTCAGGATCACGCTTGCCTTCTCGGTTCTTGACCGAGGGCGGCGCGGCGATCAGAGTAGCGTCGACGATAGTGCCTTCCTTGAGCAGCAGCCCCCGGCTGGCCAGATGCTGGTTAATCGTTTCAAACAGCAGCCGGGTTAGCTGATGGACTTCCAGCAAGCGGCGAAAACGCAGCAAGGTGGTGGCATCCGGTGCAGACTCGCGACCCAGGTCGATACCCATAAAACCGCGGATGGCCTGGCTGTCGTAGACGGCATCTTCGCAACCTTCATCGGAGAAACCGAAACACTGCTGCACGACGTACATGCGCAACATGCGCGACACCCCTATCGCAGGGCGTCCGCGCTTGCCTGCGGTGTTGCTATAAAACGGCGCCACTTGCGCCTCCAGCAGGGCCCAGGGCACCAACTGTTCAAGGTCAGCCAGGAAGCGATCTCGGCGAGTCTGCTTTTTCTTGCCGGTATATTCGAGTTCGGAGAAGGTCTTCTGCACGCGCGTAACGCTCACGGAGAGGGAGGCTGTTGAAGGAACTTAGTGTGCCAAGGGTGGGGACAGTTGGCTATTTTTGCAGCGCCTCCCTAGGCAACGTCCTCTCCGGCACCATCGCCAGCTACAACGGCATGCAGGAAGGCGACGTCATCCGCACTTACTGGAATAACATCCCCGGCCCGACGGCGGTGGTGACCAAGGACGATATGGGGCTGAAACGAACGATGGTCGATTTTGCCAGACCGTTTCTCGAACGGATAGGCGACATTGAGGCACCGGTCCATTACACGGTCACGGATCTTGCGGGAAATATTTCCATGGAGTCCGAGTCGTTGAGTGTGCAGCTTCAGCTCGCGACCATTACTCCCCTCCCCACCCCATCCA
It includes:
- a CDS encoding IS5 family transposase, which translates into the protein MQKTFSELEYTGKKKQTRRDRFLADLEQLVPWALLEAQVAPFYSNTAGKRGRPAIGVSRMLRMYVVQQCFGFSDEGCEDAVYDSQAIRGFMGIDLGRESAPDATTLLRFRRLLEVHQLTRLLFETINQHLASRGLLLKEGTIVDATLIAAPPSVKNREGKRDPEMHQARKGNQWHFGMKAHIGVDATSGLVHSVVGTAANVADVTQVGQLLHGDETYVSGDAGYTGAAKRPEHAERDVIWSIAERPSSYKQHGEGSVLYRVKRKIEYAKAQLRAKVEHPFQVIKVRFNHRKVRYRGLEKNTAQLFSLFGLANLMLAKRYLQQTAG